A window of the Scleropages formosus chromosome 5, fSclFor1.1, whole genome shotgun sequence genome harbors these coding sequences:
- the trabd gene encoding traB domain-containing protein isoform X1 gives MDQSNNSEEESPGPSEDDMLPSLPSGISNAEAIELLWQVRAKKRQSSPSLPDTVTRLTTPDGSLVYLVGTAHFSDSSKRDVATTIRAVQPDVVVVELCQYRVSMLKMDEKTLLKEAKDINLEKVQQAIRQNGVMSGLMQILLLKVSAHITEQLGMAPGGEFREAFREAGRVPFCKFHLGDRPIPVTFKRAIAALSLWQKARLAWGLCFLSDPISKEDVEKCKQKDLLEQTMSEMIGEFPALHRTIVAERDIYLTHTLRQAARCVEAPSHAQKVPAVVVGVVGMGHVPGIERNWDKQLNIQEIMSVAPPSRFGWVLRTVLKGTLLGMLGYACYRAGGSVGRALLSVPAFQSILGGSRLPPA, from the exons ATGGATCAAAGCAACAACTCAGAG GAAGAGTCTCCAGGCCCCTCGGAGGATGACATGCTGCCGAGCCTGCCCTCTGGCATCT CCAATGCAGAGGCAATAGAGCTGTTATGGCAGGTGCGGGCAAAGAAGCGCCAGAGCTCGCCCTCTCTCCCAGACACGGTGACCAGGCTGACGACCCCTGATGGAAGCCTTGTGTACCTTGTAGGCACGGCTCACTTTAGCGACAGCAGCAAGAGGGACGTTGCCACG ACGATCCGGGCAGTGCAGCCCGATGTGGTTGTAGTGGAGCTCTGCCAATATAGGGTGTCCATGCTGAAGATGGATGAGAAGACGCTTCTCAAGGAGGCTAAGGACATCAACCTGGAGAAGGTGCAGCAGGCCATCCGACAG AACGGAGTGATGTCAGGCCTCATGCAGATCCTGCTGCTCAAGGTGTCGGCCCACATCACGGAGCAGCTGGGCATGGCCCCCGGTGGGGAGTTCAGGGAAGCATTCAGAGAG GCTGGTCGGGTGCCTTTCTGCAAGTTCCACCTGGGCGACCGACCCATCCCAGTGACGTTCAAGCGCGCCATAGCAGCTCTCAGCCTGTGGCAGAAGGCGCGCCTTGCCTGGGGACTGTGCTTCTTGTCCGACCCCATCAG CAAGGAAGATGTGGAAAAGTGCAAGCAGAAGGATCTCCTGGAGCAGACAATGTCCGAGATGATTGGCGAGTTCCCGGCACTCCACCGCACCATTGTGGCTGAGCGAGACATCtacctcacacacacgctgcggCAGGCAGCACGCTGCGTCGAGGCACCGTCCCATGCACAGA AGGTGCCTGCAGTGGTGGTGGGAGTAGTGGGCATGGGCCACGTCCCTGGCATCGAGAGGAACTGGGACAAACAGCTCAACATCCAGGAAATTATGAG TGTGGCTCCGCCGTCTCGTTTTGGCTGGGTGCTGCGGACAGTCCTCAAGGGAACTCTGCTGGGGATGCTGGGATATGCTTGCTACCGAGCAGGGGGAAGTGTGGGCAGGGCTCTGCTCTCTGTGCCTGCCTTCCAGTCCATACTGGGGGGCTCACGGCTGCCCCCTGCCTGA
- the trabd gene encoding traB domain-containing protein isoform X2 encodes MDQSNNSEEESPGPSEDDMLPSLPSGISNAEAIELLWQVRAKKRQSSPSLPDTVTRLTTPDGSLVYLVGTAHFSDSSKRDVATTIRAVQPDVVVVELCQYRVSMLKMDEKTLLKEAKDINLEKVQQAIRQNGVMSGLMQILLLKVSAHITEQLGMAPGGEFREAFREAGRVPFCKFHLGDRPIPVTFKRAIAALSLWQKARLAWGLCFLSDPISKEDVEKCKQKDLLEQTMSEMIGEFPALHRTIVAERDIYLTHTLRQAARCVEAPSHAQKVPAVVVGVVGMGHVPGIERNWDKQLNIQEIMRCVRAIRVQ; translated from the exons ATGGATCAAAGCAACAACTCAGAG GAAGAGTCTCCAGGCCCCTCGGAGGATGACATGCTGCCGAGCCTGCCCTCTGGCATCT CCAATGCAGAGGCAATAGAGCTGTTATGGCAGGTGCGGGCAAAGAAGCGCCAGAGCTCGCCCTCTCTCCCAGACACGGTGACCAGGCTGACGACCCCTGATGGAAGCCTTGTGTACCTTGTAGGCACGGCTCACTTTAGCGACAGCAGCAAGAGGGACGTTGCCACG ACGATCCGGGCAGTGCAGCCCGATGTGGTTGTAGTGGAGCTCTGCCAATATAGGGTGTCCATGCTGAAGATGGATGAGAAGACGCTTCTCAAGGAGGCTAAGGACATCAACCTGGAGAAGGTGCAGCAGGCCATCCGACAG AACGGAGTGATGTCAGGCCTCATGCAGATCCTGCTGCTCAAGGTGTCGGCCCACATCACGGAGCAGCTGGGCATGGCCCCCGGTGGGGAGTTCAGGGAAGCATTCAGAGAG GCTGGTCGGGTGCCTTTCTGCAAGTTCCACCTGGGCGACCGACCCATCCCAGTGACGTTCAAGCGCGCCATAGCAGCTCTCAGCCTGTGGCAGAAGGCGCGCCTTGCCTGGGGACTGTGCTTCTTGTCCGACCCCATCAG CAAGGAAGATGTGGAAAAGTGCAAGCAGAAGGATCTCCTGGAGCAGACAATGTCCGAGATGATTGGCGAGTTCCCGGCACTCCACCGCACCATTGTGGCTGAGCGAGACATCtacctcacacacacgctgcggCAGGCAGCACGCTGCGTCGAGGCACCGTCCCATGCACAGA AGGTGCCTGCAGTGGTGGTGGGAGTAGTGGGCATGGGCCACGTCCCTGGCATCGAGAGGAACTGGGACAAACAGCTCAACATCCAGGAAATTATGAGGTGTGTACGTGCGATCAGAGTCCAGTGA